In Trichoderma breve strain T069 chromosome 4, whole genome shotgun sequence, the following proteins share a genomic window:
- a CDS encoding rab-GTPase-TBC domain-containing protein: MRSLAETQARWQATQTHCASVEDLQNAVRHNGPSSPCLSGCRSVCWKVFLLSKDGDSTKPSWSQSLREKRESYSERRDHFLKFINHPEALTELTIDPLADDPKSPWNTVREDEVVRAEILQDVQRLPDEANYHEDYMQRMILDILFVYCKVNPDRGGYRQGMHELLAPILHVVEQDALDRVSTTASDDEDSLEELMLETIDQSFIEHDAFILFSELMENAQSFYEVKDVPNSSPPTDGPSQSRFPEQSSAIVERSKFIHEVCLQKIDPELAAHLTSIEILPQIFLIRWIRLLFSREFPFNQFLVLWDTILAVDPSLDLIDLVCCAMLLRIRWQLLESDYSVCLQLLLKYPPPDQLHGPHTFVDDALYLRDHMNAPGGATLIKKYSGRLPNVQKSTQSTERVNSPLPGLDSIRKKGFGLRSPIRSPSKFLQQQGGVENMIQGVLEKSEKLGINQALRDAVGEIKRNMQGLNEGLSSPYPRVVLADDGAAKALAVMQRRNDQLAGLLEETVMSLRALSVSNLEDKARSLDIIEVAAAKVQFVQIYLQDASMDIPTADSSTSEEAQLAAEKREDKEIKKAPPFEKENQPLSPKSEEIQDPLSNAAEATSIDSKKEEVLSEGQPKTPVAVSIPARSTIAQSSFSWMLEPEESGPLQTPPIGKSPTSQQKRRNNNASREKNAFLFGEAPAELDERDPLRSGDIFGMEPMPTPPAKGK, from the exons ATGAGATCTCTTGCAGAGACACA AGCGAGATGGCAGGCAACTCAGACGCACTGCGCAAGCGTTGAGGACTTACAGAATGCTGTCCGCCACAACGGCCCCTCGAGCCCTTGCTTATCTGGTTGTCGTTCTGTCTGCTGGAAG GTCTTTCTTCTGTCAAAAGATGGTGACAGTACCAAGCCAAGCTGGTCTCAATCTCTCcgcgagaagagagagtcgTATAGCGAACGCCGTGATCACTTTCTCAAGTTCATAAACCACCCTGAGGCTCTCACGGAGCTCACCATTGACCCTTTGGCTGATGACCCAAAA TCCCCTTGGAACACTGTCcgcgaagatgaagttgtCAGAGCAGAAATCTTGCAAGACGTCCAGAGGCTGCCGGACGAAGCAAATTATCATGAAGACTATATGCAACGCATGATTCTGGATATCCTCTTTGTCTATTGCAAGGTGAATCCAGACAGGGGTGGCTATCGACAGGGGATGCATGAACTCCTGGCTCCTATACTACACGTGGTCGAGCAGGATGCTTTAGATCGAGTATCGACAACCGCtagcgatgacgaggataGCCTCGAGGAGCTGATGCTCGAAACCATCGACCAGTCATTCATCGAGCACGATGCCTTTATCTTATTTTCTGAGTTGATGGAGAACGCTCAGTCATTTTACGAGGTCAAAGATGTGCCAAACTCAAGCCCGCCGACTGACGGTCCATCACAATCTCGATTTCCTGAGCAAAGCTCCGCCATTGTTGAGCGGAGCAAATTCATTCACGAAGTCTGCTTACAGAAGATTGATCCAGAACTGGCAGCGCATCTTACAAGTATAGAGATACTTCCCCAAATATTTTTAAT TCGCTGGATTCGACTTTTATTCAGCCGAGAATTTCCTTTCAATCAATTTCTTGTGCTTTGGGATACAATTTTGGCCGTCGATCCCTCGTTAGACCTTATAGACCTCGTTTGTTGCGCCATGCTACTGCGAATCCGCTGGCAAC TGTTAGAATCTGATTATTCTGTTTGCCTGCAACTACTTCTCAAGTACCCGCCACCAGATCAGTTGCACGGACCTCATACATTCGTCGATGATGCACTCTATCTCCGGGATCACATGAATGCACCCGGAGGCGCAACCCTGATCAAGAAGTACTCAGGAAGACTCCCTAATGTCCAAAAGAGCACCCAATCTACTGAACGTGTTAACTCACCCCTTCCCGGGCTCGATTCTATTCGCAAAAAGGGCTTTGGACTGAGGTCGCCAATCCGCTCGCCGTCAAaatttcttcaacaacagGGTGGAGTGGAAAATATGATCCAGGGcgtgctggagaagagcgaaaagCTGGGAATCAACCAGGCGTTACGAGACGCTGTTGGTGAAATAAAACGAAACATGCAAGGCCTAAACGAAGGCCTTTCTTCACCGTATCCGAGAGTCGTTCTGGCTGACGATGGCGCTGCCAAGGCATTGGCTGTTATGCAGAGACGGAACGACCAACTAGCAGGCTTACTCGAGGAGACTGTCATGAGCCTGAGGGCGCTATCCGTGTCCAATCTCGAAGACAAAGCTCGAAGCCTTGACATAATCGAagttgcagcagccaaagTCCAATTTGTGCAAATATATCTGCAAGATGCCTCGATGGACATCCCAACCGCAGACTCCTCTACctctgaagaagctcaactCGCGGCCGAGAAAAGAGAGGACAAGGAAATCAAGAAAGCGCCACCATTTGAAAAAGAGAACCAACCTTTATCACCC AAGTCTGAAGAAATCCAGGACCCACTCTCTAATGCAGCAGAAGCTACAAGCATTGAttcaaagaaagaggaggtgCTGAGTGAAGGCCAACCCAAGACTCCAGTGGCTGTCTCTATACCTGCTAGATCGACTATAGCACAGTCTTCATTCTCATGGATGCTAGAACCGGAAGAGTCCGGACCACTACAAACGCCCCCAATAGGCAAATCACCTACATCCCAACAGAAGAGGCGTAATAACAATGCTAGCCGGGAAAAGAATGCATTCTTGTTCGGAGAAGCACCGGCAGAGTTGGATGAAAGAGACCCCCTTAGATCTGGCGACATATTTGGGATGGAGCCTATGCCGACCCCGCCAGCAAAGGGGAAATAA
- a CDS encoding trypsin domain-containing protein yields MAPVSQIVSALMLPALALGAAIEPRGADIVGGTAAALGEFPYIVSLSTQGSHFCGGVLVNANTVITAAHCSVDFSASQVKVRAGTLTWASGGTQVGVSRIIVNPSYNSRTTDFDVAVWKLASSISESSTIGYATLPAAGSDPAAGSIVTTAGWGTTSEGSSSLPARLNKVSVPVVSRATCQSEYGRSAVTTNMFCAAQAQGGKDSCQGDSGGPIVDANGVLQGLVSWGNGCAEPGFAGVYSRLGSLLSFVQANL; encoded by the exons ATGGCTCCCGTTTCCCAGATTGTTTCAGCTCTTATGCTGCCCGCTCTCGCTCTGGGAGCTGCCATCGAGCCCCGTGGCGCTGATATCGTCGGAGGAACTGCCGCTGCTCTCGGCGAGTTCCCCTACATCGTCTCTCTGTCCACTCAGGGCTCTCACTTCTGCGGTGGTGTTTTGGTCAACGCCAACACCGTCATCACTGCTGCCCACTGCTCCGTCGACTTCTCTGCCTCGCAGGTCAAGGTCCGCGCCGGCACTCTT ACCTGGGCTTCAGGCGGTACCCAAGTCGGTGTCTCCAGGATCATTGTGAACCCCTCCTACAACTCCCGTACCACCGACTTCGACGTTGCTGTCTGGAAGCTGGCCAGCTCCATCTCTGAGAGCTCCACCATCGGCTACGCCACCCTTCCCGCTGCCGGCTCTGACCCTGCTGCTGGTTCCATCGTCACCACCGCTGGCTG GGGCACCACCTCCGAGGGCAGCTCGTCTCTCCCCGCCAGACTCAACAAGGTTTCCGTCCCCGTCGTCTCTCGTGCCACCTGCCAGTCCGAGTACGGCAGGTCTGCTGTTACCACCAACATGTTCTGCGCCGCTCAGGCCCAGGGTGGCAAGGACTCTTGCCAGGGTGACAGCGGTGGCCCCATCGTCGATGCCAACGGCGTCCTCCAGGGTCTTGTTTCTTGGGGCAATGGCTGTGCTGAGCCTGGTTTCGCTGGTGTCTACAGCAGACTCGGCAGCCTTCTCAGCTTCGTCCAGGCCAACCTTTAA
- a CDS encoding major facilitator superfamily domain-containing protein: protein MRSTSNEEEPSAPPTEASPLLSESHPQNGIFGNGNGNGNDVEDGGVGTSPNKHPMADKMHILLPAIGVGVYLVAVDQLLAVATYARIGSELNALNNTSWIATAYFLTLTSFQPLYGKLSDIFGRKACLLFAYAVFGIGCLGCGLAQSMTQLCVARAVAGIGGGGMSSVVSILLSDIVPLQERGVWQGYINVVYAAGTSTGGPLGGLFADSLGWRWSFMIQAPMCLVAWVSVYFILDLEPPSKDHWVAKVRQIDFLGAFTLVLAVVSLLTGLDSGPNLGWSNRITIVSLSLTPVLFALFLFVEMKIAKHPFAPGHIILSRDLLPCYIVNMCGMAGEMAVMFFVPLYFQAVEGLSATASGSMLVPATIAGVLGSLAGGWIIKRTGKFYWPTVISYGILFFSMVPLIVSVWFRSLIGSNTGFVLSAVGNGGGITTVLIALLANAATEDTAVAIACSYLFRSLGSSVGVGASSAVLQQVLRTQLASRIGDDAGQVEEKVRQSLDAIKHLPPLVAEQVRSSYQTAIVGSFVPSLLFGLVCFTATFWIKEKSLKR from the exons ATGAGATCAACTTCCAACGAAGAAGAGCCATCTGCTCCTCCAACGGAGGCATCGCCCCTTCTTTCCGAATCTCATCCTCAAAACGGCAtctttggcaatggcaatggcaatggcaatgacGTCGAAGATGGCGGCGTGGGCACCAGCCCGAACAAGCATCCCATGGCTGACAAGATGCACATCTTGCTTCCTGCCATTGGCGTTGGA GTCTATCTTGTAGCTGTCGACCAGCTCCTTGCAGTTGCAACATATGCCAGAATTGGCAGCGAGCTCAATGCGTTAAACAACACAAGCTGGATCGCCACCGC ATACTTCCTCACCCTCACAAGCTTCCAGCCTCTCTACGGCAAGCTCAGCGACATTTTCGGTCGCAAGGCGTGCCTCTTGTTTGCATACGCCGTCTTTGGCATTGGCTGCTTGGGATGCGGCCTAGCCCAGAGCATGACGCAGCTTTGTGTTGCTCGAGCAGTTGCTGGTattggcggaggaggaaTGAGTTCGGTTGTGTCGATTCTGCTGTCTGATATTGTTCCTCTGCAAGAGCGCGGCGTCTGGCAGGGCTATATCAACGTAGTATACGCTGCAGGAACTTCGACTGGAGGACCCCTAGGAGGTCTCTTTGCCGATTCTCTCGGATGGCGATG GTCATTCATGATTCAGGCCCCCATGTGCTTGGTAGCCTGGGTCTCAGTGTACTTCATCCTTGATCTCGAGCCTCCTTCAAAGGACCACTGGGTCGCAAAAGTTCGCCAGATCGATTTCCTGGGCGCCTTCACCCTCGTGCTCGCAGTCGTTTCTCTCCTGACCGGCCTCGACTCCGGCCCTAACCTTGGATGGTCCAATCGCATCACCATCGTCTCTCTCAGTCTTACCCCCGTCCTGTTTGCTCTATTCCTGTTCGTGGAGATGAAAATTGCCAAGCACCCGTTCGCCCCAGGCCACATCATCCTCAGCCGAGACTTGCTTCCCTGTTACATCGTCAACATGTGTGGCATGGCGGGTGAAATGGCCGTCATGTTCTTTGTGCCGCTGTACTTCCAGGCCGTCGAAGGACTAAGCGCCACGGCGAGCGGCTCAATGCTTGTTCCTGCAACCATAGCTGGCGTGTTGGGGTCTCTCGCGGGCGGTTGGATTATCAAGAGAACCGGCAAGTTCTACTGGCCGACGGTGATTAGCTACggcatcttgttcttctcaaTGGTGCCTCTGATTGTTTCAGTCTGGTTCCGCTCACTGATTGGCTCTAATACGGGATTCGTCCTTTCAGCCGTTGGCAACGGAGGTG GCATTACTACCGTTCTCATCGCTCTTCttgccaatgctgccacCGAGGACACCGCAGTTGCCATCGCCTGCTCGTATCTCTTCCGCTCACTGGGCTCCagcgtcggcgtcggcgccAGTTCTGCCGTGCTCCAGCAGGTTTTGAGGACACAACTAGCTTCCCGTATCGGAGACGATGCCGGCCAGGTTGAAGAAAAGGTGCGCCAAAGCCTGGACGCCATCAAACATTTGCCGCCGCTAGTGGCCGAACAGGTTCGCTCGAGCTACCAGACGGCCATCGTTGGGTCCTTTGTACCGTCACTCCTATTTGGCCTCGTGTGTTTTACTGCTACGTTCTGGATTAAAGAAAAGTCTCTCAAGCGGTAG